A single region of the Paraburkholderia megapolitana genome encodes:
- a CDS encoding GNAT family N-acetyltransferase, which translates to MTTNLPYRDATLDDLPAIVAIYNSTVPSRNVTADLEPVSVESRLAWFHEHGPDKRPLWVVEDGGQIIAWLSFSNFYGRPAYSRSAEVSIYLHEDARGKGLGKQLLAASLAAAPGLGIDTVLGFIFGHNEPSLRLFRGFGFDVWGTLPRVAVLDGVERDLVILGHRVVA; encoded by the coding sequence ATGACCACGAATCTTCCATACCGCGATGCCACGCTCGACGATCTGCCCGCCATCGTCGCCATCTACAACTCGACGGTGCCGTCGCGAAACGTGACCGCCGATCTCGAGCCGGTCAGTGTCGAGAGCCGGCTCGCGTGGTTCCACGAGCATGGGCCGGACAAGCGGCCGCTGTGGGTCGTCGAGGACGGCGGGCAGATCATCGCGTGGCTCAGTTTCTCGAACTTCTACGGGCGGCCAGCCTATTCGCGCAGCGCCGAAGTCAGCATCTATCTGCACGAAGACGCGCGCGGCAAGGGGCTCGGCAAACAGTTGCTGGCGGCTTCGCTGGCAGCCGCGCCTGGGCTCGGCATCGATACGGTGCTCGGTTTCATTTTCGGCCACAATGAACCGAGCCTGCGACTCTTCCGCGGCTTCGGCTTCGACGTGTGGGGCACGTTGCCGCGCGTCGCGGTGCTGGACGGCGTGGAGCGCGACCTGGTGATCCTCGGGCACCGGGTTGTCGCCTGA
- a CDS encoding TatD family hydrolase produces MFVDSHCHINFEGLAERLPQVLENMRMHSVTHALCVSVDLETLPSVLDIARTYDNVYASVGVHPDHEDAQEPDVAGLVELAGHPKVVAIGETGLDYYRLEGRTIADMEWQRERFRTHIRAAHATGKPLIVHTRASADDTLRIMAEEHADVPGGVMHCFTEAWPVAERALAQNFHISLSGIVTFKSATEVQDVARRVPLERLLIETDSPYLAPVPYRGKPNEPAYVSHVGRFIAQQREMPEAALAAATTANFFRLFKIPMPRS; encoded by the coding sequence ATGTTTGTCGACTCGCATTGCCACATCAATTTCGAAGGTCTCGCCGAGCGTCTGCCGCAGGTGCTCGAGAACATGCGCATGCATTCGGTCACCCACGCGCTGTGCGTGTCGGTCGACCTCGAAACGTTGCCGTCCGTGCTCGACATTGCGCGCACCTATGACAACGTCTACGCGTCGGTCGGCGTGCATCCGGATCACGAGGATGCGCAGGAGCCCGACGTGGCCGGGCTCGTCGAGCTGGCCGGGCATCCGAAGGTCGTCGCGATCGGCGAGACGGGGCTCGACTACTACCGGCTCGAAGGCCGCACCATTGCCGACATGGAATGGCAACGCGAGCGTTTTCGCACCCATATCCGCGCCGCGCATGCCACCGGCAAGCCGCTGATCGTCCACACGCGCGCATCCGCCGACGACACGCTGCGCATCATGGCCGAGGAACACGCCGACGTGCCGGGCGGCGTGATGCATTGCTTCACCGAAGCGTGGCCGGTCGCCGAACGGGCGCTCGCGCAGAATTTCCACATCTCGCTGTCGGGCATCGTCACTTTCAAGAGCGCGACCGAGGTTCAGGACGTCGCGCGCCGCGTGCCGCTCGAGCGTCTGCTGATCGAAACCGACTCGCCGTACCTGGCTCCTGTGCCGTATCGCGGCAAGCCGAATGAACCTGCGTACGTCAGCCATGTCGGACGCTTCATCGCGCAGCAGCGTGAGATGCCGGAAGCCGCACTCGCCGCGGCGACCACAGCGAACTTCTTCCGGCTGTTCAAGATCCCGATGCCGCGGTCTTGA
- a CDS encoding ankyrin repeat domain-containing protein — protein sequence MRNNSSQIVIRSASVAPFIRLSAFKRGASRLALAGGLAWAACGALPVQAAPADTMIKAVKFDDVKEVTKQLANGMDPNMTDDQGMPLLVLAAREKSDKVAAALIANSKTNIEIEDKAGENAMMLASLNGDINLVNLLISKDAEVNKKGWAPLHYAASNGNDDIVKLLLDHSAYVDAGSPNGTTPLMMAARANHVSTVKLLLDNGADLTVKNQLGLTALDFAKHYKAPDVVEGLTARLQQMQSQPPAAPQNGAK from the coding sequence ATGAGAAATAACTCCAGTCAGATCGTCATTCGTTCAGCCTCCGTCGCTCCTTTCATCCGCCTGTCCGCGTTCAAACGCGGGGCATCCCGGCTCGCGCTGGCCGGCGGGCTCGCGTGGGCGGCTTGCGGTGCGTTGCCGGTGCAGGCCGCACCCGCCGACACGATGATCAAGGCCGTCAAGTTCGACGACGTGAAGGAAGTGACGAAGCAGCTCGCCAACGGCATGGACCCGAACATGACCGACGATCAGGGCATGCCGCTGCTCGTGCTCGCTGCACGCGAAAAATCCGACAAGGTCGCTGCCGCACTGATCGCCAATTCGAAGACCAACATCGAAATCGAGGACAAGGCCGGCGAAAACGCGATGATGCTGGCGTCGCTGAACGGCGACATCAACCTCGTCAACCTGCTGATTTCAAAAGACGCCGAAGTCAACAAGAAGGGCTGGGCGCCGCTGCACTACGCGGCATCGAACGGTAATGACGATATCGTGAAGCTGCTGCTCGACCACTCGGCGTACGTCGACGCTGGCTCGCCGAACGGCACCACGCCGCTGATGATGGCCGCACGCGCCAATCACGTATCGACGGTCAAGCTGCTGCTCGATAACGGCGCCGATCTGACCGTGAAGAACCAGCTCGGTCTCACCGCGCTCGACTTCGCGAAGCACTACAAGGCACCCGATGTCGTCGAAGGACTGACGGCACGGCTCCAGCAAATGCAGAGCCAGCCACCGGCAGCCCCGCAAAACGGTGCAAAATAA
- a CDS encoding Rap1a/Tai family immunity protein, which produces MLRALICASALAIPLSAAAFTASDLNRLCTKTDIASRSACAAYIEGAADGVFNTIDAIGGTTGPRVGQYFCLPADARSQQLTDAVRRYIAENPNVAGYNASTAISLGLGKAFPCKTGS; this is translated from the coding sequence ATGCTGCGGGCTTTGATTTGCGCGAGCGCGCTGGCCATACCCTTGTCGGCAGCCGCGTTTACCGCGAGCGACCTCAACAGGCTGTGTACGAAAACCGATATCGCGTCACGCAGCGCGTGCGCGGCCTACATCGAAGGCGCGGCCGACGGCGTCTTCAACACCATCGATGCAATTGGCGGCACAACCGGCCCGCGGGTCGGCCAGTACTTTTGCCTGCCCGCCGACGCGCGTTCGCAGCAACTGACGGACGCGGTGCGCCGTTACATCGCGGAAAATCCCAACGTCGCGGGCTACAACGCGAGCACCGCGATTTCACTGGGGCTCGGCAAGGCATTCCCCTGCAAGACGGGTAGCTGA
- a CDS encoding mechanosensitive ion channel family protein — MLTTDDITRIADAPLHTWPGAVVVSIVVLALAFAVHRIGARILVRIARPYPLMSVILRYINRPALVVLAIVGLEFIWWEAPDTLPLVGVLRNMAGVVLIGALTWLSMRSAAAIGEAIIQAHPLDTADNLEARRIHTQARVLARSVMVVIVIVGVGGALMTFPGVRQIGASLLASAGVAGLIAGIAARPVLGNLIAGLQIALSQPIRLEDVVVIQGEWGRIEEITGTYVSVRLWDQRRLIVPLQWFIENPFANWTRSSAQIIGTVFLYVDYRMPLAPLREELGRLVEAAPEWDGRVQVLQVTDATERSMQLRVLVSSADSGLSWDLRCRVREGLLAFVQTHYPQYLPHSRAEVSAELGAAEGALDWLPAHARAAASSTAARTEADPVANRGGNRGGTRDPRAASAASRPPDEIANDPAASRSN; from the coding sequence ATGCTCACCACCGACGACATCACGCGCATCGCCGATGCCCCGCTGCATACCTGGCCGGGCGCGGTCGTCGTGTCCATCGTCGTTCTCGCGCTCGCATTTGCGGTCCATCGCATCGGCGCGCGGATTCTCGTGCGGATCGCCCGACCGTATCCGTTGATGAGCGTGATCCTGCGCTACATCAACCGGCCCGCACTCGTGGTGCTCGCGATCGTCGGCCTCGAATTCATCTGGTGGGAAGCGCCCGATACGCTGCCGCTCGTCGGCGTGCTGCGCAACATGGCGGGCGTCGTGCTGATCGGCGCGTTGACCTGGCTGTCGATGCGCTCGGCGGCCGCGATCGGCGAAGCGATCATCCAGGCGCACCCGCTCGACACCGCAGACAACCTCGAGGCACGCCGGATCCACACCCAGGCGCGCGTGCTGGCGCGCTCGGTGATGGTGGTGATCGTGATCGTCGGCGTGGGCGGCGCGCTAATGACGTTTCCGGGCGTGCGCCAGATCGGCGCGAGCCTGCTGGCGTCGGCGGGCGTGGCCGGTTTGATCGCCGGTATCGCGGCGCGGCCGGTACTCGGCAACCTGATCGCCGGGCTGCAGATCGCGTTGTCGCAACCGATCCGCCTCGAAGACGTCGTCGTGATCCAGGGCGAGTGGGGGCGCATCGAGGAAATCACCGGTACCTATGTGTCGGTGCGGCTGTGGGATCAGCGCCGGTTGATCGTGCCGCTGCAATGGTTCATCGAGAACCCGTTCGCGAACTGGACGCGCAGCAGCGCGCAGATCATCGGCACGGTCTTTCTGTACGTCGATTACCGGATGCCGCTCGCGCCATTGCGCGAGGAACTCGGGCGTCTCGTCGAGGCGGCGCCCGAATGGGACGGCCGTGTGCAGGTGCTGCAGGTCACCGACGCAACCGAACGTTCGATGCAACTGCGCGTGCTTGTCAGCTCCGCGGATTCGGGTCTCAGTTGGGATTTGCGTTGCCGTGTGCGCGAAGGGTTGCTCGCGTTCGTGCAGACGCACTATCCGCAGTATCTGCCGCATTCGCGTGCGGAGGTGTCGGCGGAACTCGGAGCCGCGGAGGGCGCACTCGACTGGTTGCCGGCTCATGCGCGGGCAGCTGCTTCGAGTACCGCCGCGCGCACCGAAGCCGATCCGGTGGCGAATCGGGGTGGAAATCGCGGTGGAACTCGCGACCCGCGCGCCGCATCGGCTGCGAGCCGGCCGCCGGACGAAATCGCAAACGATCCAGCGGCGAGCCGGTCGAACTGA